Proteins encoded within one genomic window of Triticum aestivum cultivar Chinese Spring chromosome 2D, IWGSC CS RefSeq v2.1, whole genome shotgun sequence:
- the LOC123052038 gene encoding pentatricopeptide repeat-containing protein At5g64320, mitochondrial, giving the protein MGEPPPKLRAAAATSWPELLAPFDLSRLRSTLSSRPLTPHRLGRLLALPLSPATSLLLLQWYAASHPVLSSHPLRPLLAAADADPERALSLLESLPSSRHPPLRETLLIPLLRSLPPGRALHLLDQLPSRFAVSPSFRSYNTVLAALARANCHADVLALYRRMVHRDRIPPSTFTFGVAARALCRLGRADEALAMLRSMARHGCVPDVVLYQTVIHALCEQGEVAEATTLLDEMFLMGCSADVNTFNDIVHGLCMLGRLRDAARLVDRMMIRGRVPNTMTYGFLIQGLCRARQVDEARTMLGRVPELNVVLFNTVIGGCLLDGKLTEATELYEIMGSKGCPPDAHTYSILIHGLCKLGRLGSAMRLLREMEDKGCAPNLVTYTILLHAFCRNGMWDDMRATLKVMLANGLSLNSQGYNGMIYAVCKEGRMDDAMSLVQEMKSEGCKPDICTYNTIIYHLCNNGQIEEAVYLFENLVDEGVVANRITYNTLIHALLCKGSLQDAIRLANEMVLHGCSLDVVSYNGLIKALCRDGNVDRSMVLLAEMIEKGIKPNNISYNLLISELCKTRRVRDALELSKEMLNQGLTPDIVTYNTLINGLCKMGWMHAALNLLEKLHSENVHADTITYNILISWHCKARLLDDANMLLNRAVTVGITPNERTWGIMVQNFVRQPLNFLSDEVEGH; this is encoded by the coding sequence ATGGGGGAACCCCCGCCCAAGCTCCGGGCAGCCGCCGCGACGTCGTGGCCGGAGCTGCTCGCGCCATTCGACCTCTCTCGCCTCCGATCCACGCTCTCCTCCCGCCCGCTCACCCCGCACCGTCTCGGGCGCCTCCTCGCGCTGCCGCTGTCCCCGgccacctccctcctcctcctccagtggTACGCCGCCTCCCACCCCGTCCTCTCGTCGCACCCCCTCCGCcccttgctcgccgccgccgacgcagACCCAGAGCGCGCGCTCTCCCTCCTTGAATCCCTCCCCTCCTCCCGCCACCCCCCTCTCCGGGAGACCCTCCTCATACCGCTCCTGCGCTCCTTGCCCCCTGGCCGCGCCCTCCACCTGCTCGACCAGTTGCCCAGCCGCTTCGCCGTCTCGCCGTCCTTCCGCTCGTACAACACCGTCCTCGCGGCACTGGCCAGGGCGAACTGCCACGCCGATGTGCTCGCGCTCTACCGCCGTATGGTCCACCGGGACCGCATCCCGCCCTCCACCTTTACCTTCGGTGTCGCTGCGCGCGCGCTCTGCCGCCTCGGACGTGCTGATGAGGCGCTCGCGATGCTCCGCAGCATGGCGCGGCATGGGTGTGTGCCCGATGTGGTGCTCTATCAGACGGTCATCCACGCCCTGTGTGAGCAGGGTGAGGTCGCCGAGGCTACCACGCTCCTTGATGAGATGTTCCTCATGGGGTGCTCTGCTGATGTCAACACGTTCAATGACATTGTGCACGGGCTATGCATGCTTGGGCGTCTCCGCGATGCTGCGAGGCTTGTGGACAGGATGATGATAAGAGGCCGCGTGCCAAACACCATGACATACGGGTTCCTTATCCAGGGCCTGTGCCGAGCAAGGCAGGTGGATGAGGCACGCACAATGCTCGGGAGGGTGCCGGAGTTGAATGTCGTGTTATTTAACACGGTGATTGGCGGATGTCTTTTGGATGGGAAGCTAACAGAGGCGACGGAGCTGTATGAGATAATGGGATCAAAAGGCTGCCCACCAGATGCACACACTTACAGTATATTGATACATGGGCTTTGCAAGCTTGGGAGGCTTGGTTCGGCCATGCGGTTGCTTAGAGAGATGGAGGATAAGGGTTGTGCTCCAAACTTAGTGACCTACACGATCTTGCTGCATGCTTTTTGCAGGAATGGCATGTGGGATGACATGAGAGCAACGCTGAAGGTAATGTTGGCAAATGGCTTGAGTCTGAATTCTCAAGGATACAATGGAATGATTTATGCTGTATGTAAGGAAGGCAGGATGGATGACGCGATGTCACTCGTGCAAGAGATGAAGAGTGAAGGCTGCAAGCCTGATATCTGCACGTATAATACAATAATTTATCATCTCTGCAACAATGGCCAGATCGAGGAGGCCGTGTATCTATTTGAAAATTTGGTTGACGAGGGTGTTGTTGCGAATAGAATAACTTATAATACACTCATTCATGCACTGTTGTGCAAAGGAAGTTTGCAGGATGCCATACGCCTTGCAAATGAAATGGTACTTCATGGTTGTTCGCTTGATGTTGTTAGCTACAATGGTCTGATTAAAGCCCTGTGCAGAGATGGGAATGTTGATCGGAGCATGGTGTTGCTCGCAGAAATGATAGAAAAGGGAATTAAGCCAAATAACATTTCATACAACCTCTTGATTAGTGAGCTCTGCAAGACAAGAAGGGTGCGTGATGCACTAGAGCTCTCAAAGGAGATGTTAAACCAAGGGCTTACTCCTGACATTGTCACATACAACACACTCATAAATGGATTGTGCAAAATGGGATGGATGCATGCTGCGCTGAATCTCCTAGAGAAGTTACATTCTGAAAATGTGCATGCAGATACTATTACATACAATATCCTCATTAGTTGGCACTGCAAAGCGAGATTGCTTGATGACGCTAATATGCTTCTaaacagagcagtgactgttgggaTAACACCTAACGAGCGCACTTGGGGAATTATGGTGCAAAATTTTGTTAGACAGCCACTCAATTTTTTATCCGATGAGGTTGAAGGGCATTAA